The Sebastes umbrosus isolate fSebUmb1 chromosome 4, fSebUmb1.pri, whole genome shotgun sequence genome has a window encoding:
- the spata2l gene encoding spermatogenesis associated 2-like, producing MKEMSVSRQRARDLVTTYGDILEQQIVGRGSNLACRDEELWKQVEGLLKDGEAQETHCLGLDPLRVMEDSLAAAAAAAADAGRVKARGGLQGLAKAFEVLEQAALNLYLGPWRDEYRVVKMYSGMFTHHIKPVLSMPQIEKLFGLLGYQPSSSRHEQLRLQSPRVSPASQDDLLCLSCAFFLARCECRLLLTALGKHVGEAQWELSVVRERQRGSSLQVAMDNTMKTLDVNQPPIEPFDGESEVDLYTDEHVNGGQRKAVVNDDENPHSLTWAAQSSASPPAVKTHSNGVTSLSSSSTSVSATEHVCISTLNCQLTKMSQLESDTTRSSSASMRHGRRPCEESRFDIADSQSRSLQVEAMGLCKSEAEADHLCSCLQSNPLCLKSCIECDITHDITCASLQHCYTEKHHMVFPDHDTTEEMTELRALSPQGGSLSARDMSVSPTLSSGSAAMTSLALCDDPKSMMPSLHPIAYHKCCDLAQLDPQVLCLSCGVFHSGTCREIDFCQSHHDIKPLGVCSCGRACSRKPLVLCRYCGNEYCSDCWYRNPVVCTCGQTFDQSSSV from the exons ATGAAAGAGATGAGCGTCTCCAGGCAGAGAGCCAGAGATCTAGTGACCACCTACGGTGACATTTTGGAGCAGCAAATTGTGGGACGAGGCTCCAACCTGGCGTGTAGAGATGAGGAGCTGTGGAAGCAGGTGGAGGGCCTGCTGAAGGACGGAGAGGCCCAGGAGACACACTGCCTGGGTCTGGATCCACTGAGGGTGATGGAGGACTcgcttgcagcagcagcagcagcagcagccgatGCTGGGCGGGTCAAAGCCAGAGGGGGGCTGCAAGGCCTGGCTAAAGCTTTTGAGGTCCTGGAGCAAGCGGCCCTGAACCTGTACCTCGGCCCATGGAGGGACGAGTACCGAGTCGTCAAG ATGTACTCTGGTATGTTCACCCACCATATCAAACCGGTGCTGTCGATGCCACAGATTGAGAAGCTGTTTGGCCTGCTAGGATACCAGCCCAGCTCGTCTCGGCACGAGCAGCTTCGTCTCCAGTCGCCCAGAGTCAGTCCTGCCTCTCAGGATGACCTCCTCTGCTTGTCATGTGCCTTCTTCCTGGCCCGCTGTGAGTGTCGCCTCCTCTTGACGGCTCTGGGGAAGCACGTCGGTGAGGCCCAGTGGGAGCTGAGTGTGGtgagggagaggcagagagggagcagCTTACAG GTCGCCATGGACAACACCATGAAGACCCTGGATGTCAACCAGCCACCGATAGAGCCGTTTGACGGCGAATCGGAGGTGGATCTGTACACGGATGAGCATGTTAACGGGGGGCAGAGGAAGGCGGTTGTCAATGACGACGAGAATCCCCACTCTTTAACCTGGGCGGCTCAAAGCAGTGCATCACCCCCTGCTGTCAAAACACACAGCAACGGAGTGACGTCCTTGTCCTCTTCATCCACCTCCGTGTCCGCCACAGAGCACGTCTGCATCTCTACACTCAACTGCCAACTGACCAAGATGTCCCAGCTGGAATCGGACACTACCAGAAGCTCCTCAGCCAGCATGAGGCATGGCAGACGTCCCTGTGAAGAGTCGAGGTTTGACATAGCGGACTCTCAGTCACGCAGTCTGCAGGTAGAAGCCATGGGGCTTTGTAAGAGCGAGGCTGAAGCCGACCACCTTTGCAGCTGTCTCCAGTCTAATCCTCTTTGTCTTAAATCCTGTATTGAATGCGACATCACCCACGACATTACCTGTGCCTCGCTTCAGCACTGCTACACGGAGAAACACCACATGGTGTTCCCTGACCATGATACTACAGAGGAGATGACAGAATTGAGAGCGTTGTCACCGCAGGGTGGAAGCCTCAGTGCGAGGGATATGAGCGTATCACCAACTCTCTCCAGCGGCAGCGCAGCGATGACGTCCTTAGCTCTGTGCGATGACCCTAAATCAATGATGCCATCTCTTCATCCAATCGCCTACCATAAATGCTGCGACCTCGCTCAGCTGGACCCCCAGGTCCTGTGTCTGAGCTGCGGTGTCTTCCACTCTGGTACCTGCAGAGAGATAGACTTCTGCCAAAGTCACCATGACATCAAGCCACTGGGAGTGTGCTCGTGTGGGAGGGCATGCTCCAGAAAGCCTCTGGTTCTGTGCAGATATTGCGGAAACGAGTATTGCAGCGATTGTTGGTACAGAAATCCTGTTGTATGCACCTGTGGCCAAACTTTTGACCAGTCATCTTCTGTGTGA
- the si:dkey-238o13.4 gene encoding uncharacterized protein si:dkey-238o13.4, whose translation MLCTSQELHFSTHTNTHTQTHTLSHTQSHPPSSTLQQACAAAASMSNSDRVVLALGGAGTVGSGIVKGLLDKGFKVAVIARDSSRLERLQSLVSPSTKDNLTTIVGNVGSEEGAEQAKQDLLKAVGKVTDIVSSLGFSWWQGGPPHTQSLKELHWVIETLLFSTFVSWKSFFPLVRDDSNCTYTFITGGAGEKLLMPGTGFLTVGAASTLAFCQVLREEYPEVPCKLNQVKINTGVATPERMAPGYLNHLDLGEAVATLVERRNTSHTVFTVSCPADLKTVLLEGNL comes from the exons ATGCTCTGCACAAGTCAGGAGCTTcacttcagcacacacacaaacacacacacacaaacacacacactctcgcacacacaaagtcatcctccatcctccaccctCCAGCAGGCCTGTGCAGCTGCAGCCAGCATGTCTAACTCGGACCGGGTTGTGTTGGCTCTAGGAGGAGCAGGCACAGTGGGCTCTGGGATAGTTAAAGGTCTGCTGGACAAAG gttTCAAAGTCGCAGTGATCGCCAGGGACAGCAGCCGTCTGGAGAGGCTCCAATCATTGGTCTCTCCCAGCACAAAGGATAACCTCACCACTATAGTGGGGAATGTGG GGTCTGAGGAGGGAGCAGAGCAGGCAAAGCAGGACCTGCTGAAGGCGGTGGGGAAGGTGACTGACATCGTCTCCTCTCTGGGCTTCAGTTGGTGGCAGGGAGGACCCCCACACACCCAGTCTCTCAAAGAACTACACTGG GTAATTGAGACATTACTTTTCAGCACCTTTGTGTCATGGAAGTCCTTCTTCCCCCTGGTGAGGGACGACTCCAACTGTACCTACACCTTCATAACAG GAGGAGCAGGTGAGAAGCTGCTGATGCCTGGTACTGGCTTTCTGACAGTAGGAGCTGCCAGCACCCTGGCCTTCTGCCAGGTACTACGAGAGGAGTATCCCGAGGTGCCCTGCAAACTCAACCAG GTGAAAATCAACACAGGTGTAGCCACTCCAGAGCGCATGGCACCTGGTTACCTGAACCACCTGGACCTTGGCGAGGCTGTTGCCACCCTTGTGGAAAGACGAAACACGTCCCACACTGTCTTCACCGTCAGCTGCCCTGCAGACTTAAAAACTGTCCTTCTGGAGGGGAACCTTTAG